From Primulina tabacum isolate GXHZ01 chromosome 2, ASM2559414v2, whole genome shotgun sequence, one genomic window encodes:
- the LOC142523595 gene encoding cysteine-tryptophan domain-containing zinc finger protein 3-like isoform X3, with product MEETEVEEGEALSYHGQDEDSTIDPDITLSYIGEKLESVLGHFQKDFEGGVSAENLGAKFGGYGSFLPTYQRSPSWSRTKSPPKVNNYDTPASPRKLWTEDQRQNSLASSSTSPTERLPDASGKTLSIENLLKGLPSRRVDESGFKRGVIKKSVNPSEQKTLKVRIKVGSDNLSTQKNTEIYGGLGLVVSPSSSLDDSQEATVEKLSGNHLDVPEKSPTSILQMMTSFATVHLLSPLSEDLICLIEKRKIGGDNESKFMDKAHIETSGMLENGSLPGRSDQKVVEQNKWKSSEKSLVSTELTDWKNIAGQSNSASAITKEKEIDNDTLHCDEMVSNILKLQLISGVKGEAGRVVIKKILDSESSLEIGRIEKLGERLGSSGKDLENKKENCSSAAAFSLKNVIKEEKYHASDQSDSNVSKARNEPSVGPSDLRKKFVGAHIQKVDSSLISKSGKNSHISKNDSRDHQKDAEKSREMHLKDFFGDFGFEEEDEESTLREMPSSGRPKDPQLLKKKNSSEYINTSKEKSNDKSAGKPNPSESYPRFPSHVAPPLTSEAQTGVAPIVKEDWVFCDKCKKWRLLPLGTNPKSLPKKWLCRMLTWLPGMNRCSIPEEETTSALRALYQPAADSILAPSSERQHNQLHNSVSATVGVPLLDAGCPVREHQNIADLNETTGQKKKHRADHSSSLFDIDGSTHSENSRKSVPTSSKNGTNLKINNKLESDADDSRASKRMKVESHFDNGKWSSENGGPSLNAGTVLVKSLSDKSSRHKDTRGNMKKDTGFNQEIKVPDDGLMHERKFDIKDPVQKRKGKDCHGSRSCHQNSGDFVDGWNSDQLERKKARVSKSGGKGSSGSKSRAGTDEKGRGIDKPNSNQCLSNTQVEDCLKNDRGLAHPSVAANSSSSKVSGSHKNQSNAQEVKGSPVESVSSSPLRPYNADKVPSTRAKLFEKDDLKDPYSSTAVSPKRISGSEIGGNVRKEIMKKDVSRTIDDSLSNMKSEKVSSHAKDKTRTSVPEMDKDKIKEKTKSRKNKFDHRSGTPAKTDKFVCKNDNAVGTLSERSKALDQSKFGGHDGQDVIKSQDNKPNLEEKLLKRSNLLEANGNWISHSLPPVGRVETETVASLQPVTGSQKENVVKLLSSNQSKKAEQENGRPIKIRHPTPNSHKGQNVEASSPVRRESSSHGANNALKEAKDLKHLADRLKNSGSPESNGLYFQAALKFLHGASLLEFGSTEGSKHNEMMHSMHIYSSTAKLCEFCAHEFEKSKEMAAAALAYKCMEVAYMRVVYYSHSSVNRDRNELQTALQIVAPGESPFSSTSDVDNLNQVTTDKGNVVAKVVGSPQVSGNHSITSQNRSGFIRLLNFAQDVNFAMEASRKSRNAFTAAISKLGESNICSLKTALDSNFQDVEGLLRLVRVSMEAINR from the exons ATGGAAGAGACTGAGGTTGAAGAAGGTGAAGCTCTTTCTTACCATGGACAGGATGAAGATTCCACCATTGACCCTGATATTACTCTCTCTTACATT GGAGAGAAACTTGAAAGTGTTTTGGGTCATTTCCAGAAAGACTTTGAGGGTGGTGTTTCGGCTGAGAATTTGG GGGCAAAATTTGGAGGATATGGTTCATTTTTACCTACTTATCAGCGGTCTCCATCTTGGTCTCGTACGAAGAGTCCACCGAAAGTTAATAACTATGATACTCCAGCATCCCCAAGAAAGCTGTGGACAGAG GATCAGAGACAAAACTCATTAGCTTCATCAAGCACTTCGCCAACAGAAAGATTACCTGATGCTTCAGGAAAGACTCTGTCAattgaaaatttgttgaagggcTTACCATCTAGACGTGTTGATGAATCAGGTTTTAAACGTGGAGTCATCAAGAAATCTGTCAATCCTTCTGAACAGAAAACTCTGAAGGTTCGGATCAAAGTTGGCTCTGATAATTTGTCCACACAAAAGAATACTGAAATCTATGGTGGACTCGGTCTGGTGGTCTCTCCATCCTCTTCATTGGATGACAGTCAGGAAGCAACTGTTGAAAAGCTGAGTGGTAACCATTTGGATGTGCCAGAGAAATCTCCAACAAGTATTCTTCAG ATGATGACATCCTTCGCCACGGTTCACCTTTTATCCCCTCTATCAGAAGATCTAATTTGTTTGATCGAAAAAAGAAAGATTGGTGGTGATAATGAATCTAAATTCATGGACAAGGCACACATAGAAACATCTGGGATGTTAGAAAATGGATCTCTTCCTGGCAGGAGTGATCAGAAAGTTGTAGAACAAAATAAATGGAAGTCTTCTGAAAAATCTTTGGTCTCCACTGAATTAACAGATTGGAAGAACATTGCTGGTCAGAGTAATTCTGCTTCAGCTATAACGAAGGAAAAAGAAATTGATAATGACACATTACACTGTGATGAAATGGTTTCTAATATTTTGAAACTCCAACTTATATCTGGGGTGAAGGGAGAAGCGGGCAGAGTTGTtattaagaaaattttggaCAGTGAATCTTCCCTAGAAATTGGCAGGATTGAGAAGTTGGGTGAAAGGCTGGGTTCATCAGGCAAGgatttagaaaataaaaaagaaaattgtaGCAGCGCTGCAGCTTTCTCTCTGAAGAATGTTATCAAGGAAGAAAAATATCATGCTTCGGATCAATCTGATTCAAATGTCTCCAAAGCAAGAAATGAGCCTAGTGTTGGACCTTCAGATCTTCGGAAGAAATTTGTGGGAGCGCACATACAAAAAGTTGATTCTTCTTTGATTTCTAAAAGTGGAAAGAACTCTCATATATCTAAAAATGATTCACGGGATCATCAAAAGGACGCTGAAAAATCCCGGGAGATGCATCTTAAGGACTTTTTTGGAGACTTTGGATTTGAAGAAGAAGATGAGGAATCAACTTTAAGGGAAATGCCTTCCTCTGGAAGGCCAAAGGATCCTCaacttttgaagaaaaaaaattcgagTGAATATATCAACACATCAAAAGAAAAATCTAATGATAAAAGTGCCGGAAAGCCTAATCCATCAGAAAGTTATCCTAGATTTCCTTCACACGTGGCACCGCCTCTGACATCTGAAGCTCAAACAGGAGTGGCTCCTATTGTTAAGGAAGACTGGGTCTTTTGTGATAAGTGTAAAAAATGGAGACTTCTTCCCCTGGGTACAAATCCTAAGAGTCTTCCTAAGAAATGGCTTTGTAGGATGCTTACATGGCT GCCTGGAATGAACCGTTGTAGTATACCTGAGGAGGAAACTACCAGTGCTTTAAGAGCCCTATACCAACCTGCTGCTGACTCAATTCTGGCCCCTTCTTCCGAGAGGCAGCATAACCAGCTTCACAATTCTGTTTCTGCTACTGTGGGGGTACCATTGCTTGATGCTGGGTGTCCTGTTCGAGAGCACCAAAATATTGCTGACCTCAATGAAACAACGGGGCAGAAAAAAAAACACAGGGCAGATCATTCATCAAGTTTATTTGATATCGATGGTTCCACTCACTCTGAAAACTCAAGGAAGAGCGTCCCAACGTCTTCCAAAAATG GTACAAATCTGAAGATAAATAACAAGCTAGAGTCCGATGCAGATGATTCTAGGGCATCTAAAAGAATGAAGGTGGAATCTCATTTTGATAATGGAAAGTGGAGTTCTGAAAATGGCGGGCCTTCCTTAAATGCAGGCACTGTATTGGTCAAAAGTTTGTCAGATAAATCATCGAGGCACAAGGATACAAGGGGCAACATGAAGAAGGATACAGGTTTTAACCAAGAAATAAAAGTTCCAGATGATGGTTTGATGCACGAGAGAAAATTTGATATCAAGGACCCTGTTCAAAAAAGGAAAGGGAAAGATTGCCATGGTTCTCGAAGTTGCCATCAAAATTCTGGTGATTTTGTTGATGGATGGAACAGTGACCAGCTGGAAAGAAAAAAAGCTAGAGTTTCCAAGTCTGGGGGAAAAGGTTCGAGTGGAAGCAAATCCAGAGCAGGAACCGACGAGAAGGGCAGGGGTATAGATAAGCCGAATAGCAATCAGTGTTTGAGCAATACTCAGGTAGAAGATTGTTTGAAAAATGATAGGGGTTTAGCACATCCATCTGTTGCTGCCAATTCAAGCTCTTCCAAGGTATCTGGCTCACATAAAAACCAAAGCAATGCCCAGGAAGTTAAAGGTTCCCCGGTTGAATCAGTTTCTTCATCTCCATTGAGACCTTATAATGCTGATAAGGTCCCTTCAACAAGAGCGAAGCTCTTTGAAAAAGATGATTTGAAGGATCCTTACTCTTCCACAGCTGTGAGTCCAAAAAGGATTTCAGGTAGTGAAATTGGAGGAAATGTTCGAAAAGAGATTATGAAAAAAGATGTCAGTCGCACTATCGATGATAGTTTATCGAACATGAAGTCGGAAAAGGTGTCTTCACATGCGAAAGACAAAACTCGTACTTCTGTACCTGAAATGGATAAAGACAAAATCAAGGAAAAGACCAAGAGTAGAAAAAACAAGTTTGACCATAGGTCTGGCACTCCTGCTAAGACTGACAAGTTTGTTTGCAAGAACGATAATGCTGTAGGAACATTAAGCGAGAGAAGTAAAGCATTGGATCAGTCAAAGTTTGGAGGTCATGATGGCCAAGATGTGATCAAAAGCCAAGATAATAAGCCTAATCTGGAGGAGAAATTACTCAAGAGAAGTAACCTGCTTGAAGCAAATGGAAATTGGATATCACATTCACTTCCACCTGTAGGGAGAGTTGAGACTGAAACAGTTGCTAGTCTTCAGCCTGTCACTGGATCTCAGAAAGAAAATGTGGTGAAACTTTTGTCATCAAATCAGAGTAAGAAAGCTGAACAGGAAAATGGTCGACCTATTAAAATTAGACATCCCACCCCAAATTCCCACAAGGGTCAGAATGTTGAAGCCTCTAGTCCTGTCCGAAGGGAGTCCTCCAGTCATGGTGCTAACAATGCTTTGAAAGAGGCCAAGGACCTCAAACACTTGGCTGATCGCCTTAAG AATTCTGGATCACCTGAAAGCAATGGACTTTACTTCCAAGCCGCCCTCAAATTTCTCCATGGAGCGTCTCTGTTGGAATTTGGAAGCACTGAAGGCTCTAAGCATAATGAGATGATGCACTCAATGCATATATACAGTAGCACTGCGAAGCTCTGCGA GTTTTGTGCCCATGAATTTGAAAAGTCAAAAGAGATGGCTGCTGCTGCATTGGCTTATAAATGCATGGAGGTTGCTTATATGCGAGTCGTTTATTATTCACATTCCAGTGTAAATAGGGACAGGAATGAGTTGCAAACTGCTCTGCAAATTGTTGCTCCAG GTGAATCTCCTTTCTCTTCCACCTCTGATGTTGACAACTTGAACCAAGTAACTACAGATAAGGGCAATGTGGTAGCCAAAGTTGTAGGTTCTCCTCAAGTTTCTGGAAACCATTCTATCACTTCTCAGAATCGTTCTGGTTTCATCAGGCTTCTAAACTTT GCACAAGATGTTAACTTTGCAATGGAAGCCTCAAGGAAATCAAGAAACGCTTTCACAGCTGCTATATCAAAACTTGGAGAATCAAACATCTGTTCTCTCAAAACAGCACTCGATTCCAACTTCCAAGATGTAGAGGGTTTATTGCGCCTTGTTCGAGTTTCAATGGAAGCGATCAATCGTTGA
- the LOC142523595 gene encoding cysteine-tryptophan domain-containing zinc finger protein 7-like isoform X4 translates to MEETEVEEGEALSYHGQDEDSTIDPDITLSYIGEKLESVLGHFQKDFEGGVSAENLGAKFGGYGSFLPTYQRSPSWSRTKSPPKVNNYDTPASPRKLWTEDQRQNSLASSSTSPTERLPDASGKTLSIENLLKGLPSRRVDESGFKRGVIKKSVNPSEQKTLKVRIKVGSDNLSTQKNTEIYGGLGLVVSPSSSLDDSQEATVEKLSGNHLDVPEKSPTSILQMMTSFATVHLLSPLSEDLICLIEKRKIGGDNESKFMDKAHIETSGMLENGSLPGRSDQKVVEQNKWKSSEKSLVSTELTDWKNIAGQSNSASAITKEKEIDNDTLHCDEMVSNILKLQLISGVKGEAGRVVIKKILDSESSLEIGRIEKLGERLGSSGKDLENKKENCSSAAAFSLKNVIKEEKYHASDQSDSNVSKARNEPSVGPSDLRKKFVGAHIQKVDSSLISKSGKNSHISKNDSRDHQKDAEKSREMHLKDFFGDFGFEEEDEESTLREMPSSGRPKDPQLLKKKNSSEYINTSKEKSNDKSAGKPNPSESYPRFPSHVAPPLTSEAQTGVAPIVKEDWVFCDKCKKWRLLPLGTNPKSLPKKWLCRMLTWLPGMNRCSIPEEETTSALRALYQPAADSILAPSSERQHNQLHNSVSATVGVPLLDAGCPVREHQNIADLNETTGQKKKHRADHSSSLFDIDGSTHSENSRKSVPTSSKNGTLNIGNHSPLDTRGFQSNRKESLVYCSKTGTNLKINNKLESDADDSRASKRMKVESHFDNGKWSSENGGPSLNAGTVLVKSLSDKSSRHKDTRGNMKKDTGFNQEIKVPDDGLMHERKFDIKDPVQKRKGKDCHGSRSCHQNSGDFVDGWNSDQLERKKARVSKSGGKGSSGSKSRAGTDEKGRGIDKPNSNQCLSNTQVEDCLKNDRGLAHPSVAANSSSSKVSGSHKNQSNAQEVKGSPVESVSSSPLRPYNADKVPSTRAKLFEKDDLKDPYSSTAVSPKRISGSEIGGNVRKEIMKKDVSRTIDDSLSNMKSEKVSSHAKDKTRTSVPEMDKDKIKEKTKSRKNKFDHRSGTPAKTDKFVCKNDNAVGTLSERSKALDQSKFGGHDGQDVIKSQDNKPNLEEKLLKRSNLLEANGNWISHSLPPVGRVETETVASLQPVTGSQKENVVKLLSSNQSKKAEQENGRPIKIRHPTPNSHKGQNVEASSPVRRESSSHGANNALKEAKDLKHLADRLKNSGSPESNGLYFQAALKFLHGASLLEFGSTEGSKHNEMMHSMHIYSSTAKLCEFCAHEFEKSKEMAAAALAYKCMEVAYMRVVYYSHSSVNRDRNELQTALQIVAPVFVCFIITIQVNLLSLPPLMLTT, encoded by the exons ATGGAAGAGACTGAGGTTGAAGAAGGTGAAGCTCTTTCTTACCATGGACAGGATGAAGATTCCACCATTGACCCTGATATTACTCTCTCTTACATT GGAGAGAAACTTGAAAGTGTTTTGGGTCATTTCCAGAAAGACTTTGAGGGTGGTGTTTCGGCTGAGAATTTGG GGGCAAAATTTGGAGGATATGGTTCATTTTTACCTACTTATCAGCGGTCTCCATCTTGGTCTCGTACGAAGAGTCCACCGAAAGTTAATAACTATGATACTCCAGCATCCCCAAGAAAGCTGTGGACAGAG GATCAGAGACAAAACTCATTAGCTTCATCAAGCACTTCGCCAACAGAAAGATTACCTGATGCTTCAGGAAAGACTCTGTCAattgaaaatttgttgaagggcTTACCATCTAGACGTGTTGATGAATCAGGTTTTAAACGTGGAGTCATCAAGAAATCTGTCAATCCTTCTGAACAGAAAACTCTGAAGGTTCGGATCAAAGTTGGCTCTGATAATTTGTCCACACAAAAGAATACTGAAATCTATGGTGGACTCGGTCTGGTGGTCTCTCCATCCTCTTCATTGGATGACAGTCAGGAAGCAACTGTTGAAAAGCTGAGTGGTAACCATTTGGATGTGCCAGAGAAATCTCCAACAAGTATTCTTCAG ATGATGACATCCTTCGCCACGGTTCACCTTTTATCCCCTCTATCAGAAGATCTAATTTGTTTGATCGAAAAAAGAAAGATTGGTGGTGATAATGAATCTAAATTCATGGACAAGGCACACATAGAAACATCTGGGATGTTAGAAAATGGATCTCTTCCTGGCAGGAGTGATCAGAAAGTTGTAGAACAAAATAAATGGAAGTCTTCTGAAAAATCTTTGGTCTCCACTGAATTAACAGATTGGAAGAACATTGCTGGTCAGAGTAATTCTGCTTCAGCTATAACGAAGGAAAAAGAAATTGATAATGACACATTACACTGTGATGAAATGGTTTCTAATATTTTGAAACTCCAACTTATATCTGGGGTGAAGGGAGAAGCGGGCAGAGTTGTtattaagaaaattttggaCAGTGAATCTTCCCTAGAAATTGGCAGGATTGAGAAGTTGGGTGAAAGGCTGGGTTCATCAGGCAAGgatttagaaaataaaaaagaaaattgtaGCAGCGCTGCAGCTTTCTCTCTGAAGAATGTTATCAAGGAAGAAAAATATCATGCTTCGGATCAATCTGATTCAAATGTCTCCAAAGCAAGAAATGAGCCTAGTGTTGGACCTTCAGATCTTCGGAAGAAATTTGTGGGAGCGCACATACAAAAAGTTGATTCTTCTTTGATTTCTAAAAGTGGAAAGAACTCTCATATATCTAAAAATGATTCACGGGATCATCAAAAGGACGCTGAAAAATCCCGGGAGATGCATCTTAAGGACTTTTTTGGAGACTTTGGATTTGAAGAAGAAGATGAGGAATCAACTTTAAGGGAAATGCCTTCCTCTGGAAGGCCAAAGGATCCTCaacttttgaagaaaaaaaattcgagTGAATATATCAACACATCAAAAGAAAAATCTAATGATAAAAGTGCCGGAAAGCCTAATCCATCAGAAAGTTATCCTAGATTTCCTTCACACGTGGCACCGCCTCTGACATCTGAAGCTCAAACAGGAGTGGCTCCTATTGTTAAGGAAGACTGGGTCTTTTGTGATAAGTGTAAAAAATGGAGACTTCTTCCCCTGGGTACAAATCCTAAGAGTCTTCCTAAGAAATGGCTTTGTAGGATGCTTACATGGCT GCCTGGAATGAACCGTTGTAGTATACCTGAGGAGGAAACTACCAGTGCTTTAAGAGCCCTATACCAACCTGCTGCTGACTCAATTCTGGCCCCTTCTTCCGAGAGGCAGCATAACCAGCTTCACAATTCTGTTTCTGCTACTGTGGGGGTACCATTGCTTGATGCTGGGTGTCCTGTTCGAGAGCACCAAAATATTGCTGACCTCAATGAAACAACGGGGCAGAAAAAAAAACACAGGGCAGATCATTCATCAAGTTTATTTGATATCGATGGTTCCACTCACTCTGAAAACTCAAGGAAGAGCGTCCCAACGTCTTCCAAAAATGGTACATTAAACATAGGAAATCACTCTCCTCTAGATACCCGTGGATTTCAGAGTAATAGAAAAGAATCACTTGtctattgttctaaaacag GTACAAATCTGAAGATAAATAACAAGCTAGAGTCCGATGCAGATGATTCTAGGGCATCTAAAAGAATGAAGGTGGAATCTCATTTTGATAATGGAAAGTGGAGTTCTGAAAATGGCGGGCCTTCCTTAAATGCAGGCACTGTATTGGTCAAAAGTTTGTCAGATAAATCATCGAGGCACAAGGATACAAGGGGCAACATGAAGAAGGATACAGGTTTTAACCAAGAAATAAAAGTTCCAGATGATGGTTTGATGCACGAGAGAAAATTTGATATCAAGGACCCTGTTCAAAAAAGGAAAGGGAAAGATTGCCATGGTTCTCGAAGTTGCCATCAAAATTCTGGTGATTTTGTTGATGGATGGAACAGTGACCAGCTGGAAAGAAAAAAAGCTAGAGTTTCCAAGTCTGGGGGAAAAGGTTCGAGTGGAAGCAAATCCAGAGCAGGAACCGACGAGAAGGGCAGGGGTATAGATAAGCCGAATAGCAATCAGTGTTTGAGCAATACTCAGGTAGAAGATTGTTTGAAAAATGATAGGGGTTTAGCACATCCATCTGTTGCTGCCAATTCAAGCTCTTCCAAGGTATCTGGCTCACATAAAAACCAAAGCAATGCCCAGGAAGTTAAAGGTTCCCCGGTTGAATCAGTTTCTTCATCTCCATTGAGACCTTATAATGCTGATAAGGTCCCTTCAACAAGAGCGAAGCTCTTTGAAAAAGATGATTTGAAGGATCCTTACTCTTCCACAGCTGTGAGTCCAAAAAGGATTTCAGGTAGTGAAATTGGAGGAAATGTTCGAAAAGAGATTATGAAAAAAGATGTCAGTCGCACTATCGATGATAGTTTATCGAACATGAAGTCGGAAAAGGTGTCTTCACATGCGAAAGACAAAACTCGTACTTCTGTACCTGAAATGGATAAAGACAAAATCAAGGAAAAGACCAAGAGTAGAAAAAACAAGTTTGACCATAGGTCTGGCACTCCTGCTAAGACTGACAAGTTTGTTTGCAAGAACGATAATGCTGTAGGAACATTAAGCGAGAGAAGTAAAGCATTGGATCAGTCAAAGTTTGGAGGTCATGATGGCCAAGATGTGATCAAAAGCCAAGATAATAAGCCTAATCTGGAGGAGAAATTACTCAAGAGAAGTAACCTGCTTGAAGCAAATGGAAATTGGATATCACATTCACTTCCACCTGTAGGGAGAGTTGAGACTGAAACAGTTGCTAGTCTTCAGCCTGTCACTGGATCTCAGAAAGAAAATGTGGTGAAACTTTTGTCATCAAATCAGAGTAAGAAAGCTGAACAGGAAAATGGTCGACCTATTAAAATTAGACATCCCACCCCAAATTCCCACAAGGGTCAGAATGTTGAAGCCTCTAGTCCTGTCCGAAGGGAGTCCTCCAGTCATGGTGCTAACAATGCTTTGAAAGAGGCCAAGGACCTCAAACACTTGGCTGATCGCCTTAAG AATTCTGGATCACCTGAAAGCAATGGACTTTACTTCCAAGCCGCCCTCAAATTTCTCCATGGAGCGTCTCTGTTGGAATTTGGAAGCACTGAAGGCTCTAAGCATAATGAGATGATGCACTCAATGCATATATACAGTAGCACTGCGAAGCTCTGCGA GTTTTGTGCCCATGAATTTGAAAAGTCAAAAGAGATGGCTGCTGCTGCATTGGCTTATAAATGCATGGAGGTTGCTTATATGCGAGTCGTTTATTATTCACATTCCAGTGTAAATAGGGACAGGAATGAGTTGCAAACTGCTCTGCAAATTGTTGCTCCAG TTTTTGTCTGTTTCATAATTACCATTCAGGTGAATCTCCTTTCTCTTCCACCTCTGATGTTGACAACTTGA